The genomic region TCAATCCTTCAACCACGTTAGATGGCAGGATTGCCGGGCGCGCGGGTGCTGATACCCTGACGATCACATACTGGATATTCACCAGATTAGGTAAAGTTCACGATTGGGAGGGATGCATTCAGTTCAATTCAATCCCGGCATTCGGGGTTTGATAGATATGATGGGTGAATTTAAGGTGAATATGCATGATCTGCCTGTTTCACAAGCAACCTCTTCGACCGTCAAAGCTCTGCACATGTCTGCCAATATCTGTATCAGTCCTCGGGTGAAACCTACCAGCCAACCACCACCTACCACCAGTTTAGCTAACAGGTAGCCCACGGCTGAAAGCTTGGCTCAGTAATTGGCACTTTGAGATTCGACCTATGAAACGCGGTATTTTACTCTGCCAGAGCTAATCTCCTTCCAGTTTGAGCTGTCGACGCCGAAACCTTGTGTCGGCTTGTCCGTCTTGTGCAGCCCACTAGCATGACGTAGGGGGTTTGGCTTCAAGCCTATCGTATCGTGTTTCCCCGGTCGTTGAATGAATCGCTTTTTTTGCTTCAGCCCCGCGCTTGGCCTATCATAGGGAGGGCACTCAAGGTTGGCTCGGTCGgagagttggtgatggcgtTGCAAGGCGTTTGTTAAGGGGAGCTGTCATCTTTACTGGTGATACCGAGTGCAGTCGTTGCATTAGAAGTGAGGGTAAGCATTGTACTCACTAACAGCATCAGTaacagtcagtcagtcactGTAATCAGTCACTCGACCCCCCCTGTACCTTGGCCCGTATCTAGGCCTGACCCTTGGCTTTCCATCGTGTGGGTTCTCTCACGTCTCAATCATTTTcaccttttcctctttcGGACGTTGGCTTGATCCCTGCCCCATGGCTATTGATTGCCACCACGCACCCACGCACATGGAGAACCCACTCCCGCAGCAACAGTAGATAATTTAGCGTTTTCCCTCTCTCCCTCCCATGCcttgcttgtgcttgtcTAGGTTCGGTCTACTCCAAATCTCTTCAATGGTcactcttccccagattcaattcctttctttttaAATCCCCTCACATTCCCACGCCTCGTATCGCGTGTCACtctctttttcctctctCACCTCGTCTCACCCCCCTCTACAAcactgttgctgttgtaGTTGTCTTATCCTCCCTCCCTCCCGATTATGTCTAAACACGACTCGGCCAGCACAAGCACTGGAGTCATGGACCCCGTCGCAGAGCAGAAGCCTCGTCGAGGCTCAAAGGCCTCGCTCGGAAACACTGAGGGTGCTGATCAGCTCCTCGAGAACCTCGGCTACAAGGCTGAGCTGTCGCGTAACCGCTCTACCTTCCAGGTCGCCTTCATGTCCTTCGTCCTCGCATCCATTCCCTACGGTCTCGCTACGACCCTGGTTTATCCTCTGATTGGAGGCGGTCCCGTCAACGTCATCTGGGGCTGGCTCGCCGTCTCCCTCATCATTGTCTGTGTTGCTTGCTCTCTCGGTGAAATCACCAGTGTCTATCCTACCGCTGGAGGTAAAAACAGATTCCTCCCATTTGCTCGCGTCCCACTGTGAAAAAAAGCATGTAACTGATCGCGTGATACTACAGGTGTTTACTACCAGGCCTTTAtgctttctcctcctcgatggCGTCGCATTGCTAGCTGGATTTGTGGCTGGCTCTATATCGTTGgaaacatcaccatcactcTCGCCGTGAACTTCGGTACcgccctcttcatcgtcggcTGTGTCAATGTCTTCGAGAAAAGCCCTGGCGTTGGTGTCATGTCTGGAGAGCCTTACCAGGTCTTCCTTGTCTTCCTTGGCCTGACTCTCCTGTGCAATGCTGTCTCTGCGCTCGGTAACAAGTGGCTTCCCTGGATTGATGTATGCTTGccctcctctcctcctcttgtGAACGTAATGGTTGCTGATACTCTGCTTAAAGACCGCCGCTATCTTCTGGACCTTCGCTGGTCTCATCGCTATCATCGCCACTATCCTTGCTATTGCTAAGAACGGACGTCGTGATGCTAACTGGGTCTTTACACACTTCGAGGACAACTCCGGCTGGCCCAAGGGATGGTCTTTCTGCGTCGGTCTCCTCCACGCTGCTTATGCTACTTCTTCTACTGGAATGATTATCTCGTGAGTCCTCAGTCTACCAACTAACTCAACCTCAGAACAGCTGTACTAACATGGTATAGCATGTGCGAGGAGGTTCAGAACCCTCAGGTCCAGGTCCCCAAGGCCATGGTCGctaccatcttcatcaacaccttCGCcggtcttctcttcctcatcccTCTCATGTTCGTCATGCCCGAGATCCAGGACGTCATCGTCTCCGCCCAACCCGTgcctctcatcatcaagagcGCTGTTGGCAGCTCCGGCGGTGCCTTCGGTCTTCTCATTCCTCTCATCGTTCTCGCCATTATTTGCGGTATTGGCTGCACAACTGCCAGTTCTCGATGCGCTTGGGCTTTCGCTCGTGATGGTGCCATTCCCGGTGCCAGGATGTGGTCCAAGGTCAACACCTCTCTCGATGTTCCCCTGAACGCTATGATGCTTTGCATGGTTATTGAGATCATCCTCGGTGTTATCTACTTCGGATCCTCCGCCGCCTTCAACGCTTTCTCCGGTGTCGGTGTCATTTGCTTGACTGCTTCTTACGCCACTCCTATTGCTATCAGTCTTGCTACTGGTCGCAAGCAGGTCAAGACTGGCCAGTTCTACCTCGGAAAGTTTGGTGCTGTTGCCAACTGGATCGCTCTCGGTATGTACTCTAGCTCCTCTATCGTGATATGTCTGGCTAACTCGTTATTAGCCTGGTCTCTGTTGGCTATGCCCCTCTTCTGCATGCCCTCCGCCATCCCCGTTACCGCCGAAACCGTCAATTACGCCCCCGTTGTCTTCGTCTTTGCTTGCATGGTTTCTGGTATCTGGTACTGGGTCTGGGGTCACAAGAACTATGCTGGTCCTCCTACCCACGAGGACTAAGCTGTTGAAGCAAGCAGGATCTAGATGCTTGACAGTGCAGTGCGCTTCGCTTCGTTTGACATTTCATATCAATATCAGTCAGTATATATGTGCGACAGTTTAATTCGTGCCTATGCTTGCCAGCGCGATGTGCTTGATACCCCGCCCGGCCTGTACTCAAGGCCTGTGATGCTCTTGGTATTAGCTAGAAGATATCCATAATTCAATATTGTTAAGCTTCAACGTGATTGTCCCATTACATTGTTCAATTTTAGTAGATCTTGTGGCTCGTAGTCTTGTGCAGCTGCCCGCTGCATGCTTGGCAGACGAGCTGTCGTGTCGGAAATATGGGAGGCCGCGTGGAGCGGGAGTGGGTAACGCCTTACGACTGGCATGGGCAGTCTTGATGCAATCTATAGTCGATGCTTCATGCATTGTTTTTGAGCCAGACCCTTCGATTGAGTCATGCGCGCTGGTCGACTGCCTCCCAGGATGCCTATAAGGTGtatcttcattctcattctGTTGCTCAAACTCTCCCACTTAACGTTAAGCATTCTCTCGGTCTCTTTGGACCTCTTTAAATTATCCGAGGATCTTATTGAGGAGTGGTATGCTCAAAGATGAGGCTATGGTCACGCGAACATCCACTTCAAGCATGGGATATGTGCAGAATCTGGAGCAAAATGATTTCTCATTTTTTTATAAAAAGGATACGGACATGAGTATAATGTCTAAGCGTGATCTACATAAAATTCGAAGTTACAAATACTAAGAATGCTCGACTGTAAGTGTCATGCTGGAGCCACATGGCTCATACTCAACGTAGCGACGTTGACATCTGAGTTCACAATACAGAGGCAATTCATCGAGCAAGAATATTATTACGTATATCATTCAAGGCTAACTAATATCTCTATTGTCTATGGACTATTGTTAATTGCTAGTCTTGCAGTCCATTTCATATAGAATCAAGAGTGTACAGCTTCTACCTTGCCAGCACTCACTCTCGGAACTAGACTTCCTCAAATACATCCTTCGATATCTCAATGGTGGTTTCGGTCATGGAATTtcctctcttcatcttcagacTATTTTAAAATTGCTGGTGTTCCTTCTTAGCTTGCGAAATGACTACGAAGCAGAGTGATTGATAATATCACGTCTTCGTATATTATATTCCAGGCAAAGTTCTATTTTAGAGTTGGTAATTGTCCAAACTCGTGCGTATTGGCTGTATAACTGTCTAGGAGGATATCGAACTACGATCAAGCAAACGGTTCAAGAAACGATTTCTCTGAAACAAGACGAACCATAACGCAGTCACGCCCTTCCTACCTTTCCATTCAACCATGATGGTGGTCTCCAATCAAAACCAGTGTCTCAAATACGTAGCTTTCGCGATAGAAAATCACGAACAGCCAGTCTACGACTTCGACAGTCACATCGTCAGCATGCTTTCAGCTGTAGAAGCTTTTTCTGGCCATAAGGTTAAACTTTAGGCGTCCAACACAGATGTCAGAAATACGGTATTCCTTTTCACAATACGAGCTTCTACCCAAAAGCTTCCACGGTGACCAATGAATCTTATATCCATCAAGCCCTTAGGGCTTTACAGAAGGAAGAGACAAAGTCAATATGGTTTAGCTACCTAGAATGTTACCCTAAGCTAGCTAACATTCCCATATGCTACTGTTATTGGAGGGGTTTGAGGCCTGTTTTCGTTGAAATTCTGCTTTGCCGTGACCACTTAGACCAATATCAAACAGCCTCAGGCACCCCACAGGTCCTCCATGTATCATGAATTTAACACTCTTACTTCTTGCGATATCATGAAACCCGGGATCTGATCTACCACCTCTGTCCTTGCTGTTTCCCAGAGCATTGTTAAGATCCCTGTCCAGTTCGTTCTGGCAATGACTGATCGTGACTCACGGCTAGAAGTTCTCCGGAGCTTATCATCCGTCACATGTCGATCATGCGTCCATAGCAATGAGTGTCTCCATCTCTGACCCATCAGAAGTCTACCAACTCTATTGTCGATCGTGCAAATGAGCTCTTTTGCTTGTGTTGCCAAGTGTCACTCGAACTGACAACTCCCAGGGTACTGTTGCCGAGCTTTCAAAGAACTATTCTCTCATGTGACAGGACAACGTTACTACGTTCTAGAGTTATTCAGTCAGTATTAGTTCGTTACACAGTAGTCATTCACGAGCCTCTTAATTGTTGTCCTTAGCCATTGTCGTGCACTCCCGAGATATGTACAGCGGCGTGGCACGATCATGTTACTTCCCCAGCAATCATATCACTTTCAAACGGAGTTAAGTAGGTCTCCCTCGCCTCTCGGTAGTAGTCCGTAAGATGTGTCGCTCCTTACAGAACAAAGAACAGGTGATATCCTTTGAAATCAGCGTCAGCTCTCCCCTCCAGAAAATCACCATATCATCCCAAAAGCCGTGGAACTCAACCGGTCAAAAACTGAAGGGGATTGTTGCCGTGCATATGTTGTGCCACCCAAAGTTATATACGTTCCTGACGCTCCTTTTTGAAAGCGTTGATGAAGTGTTCTTATGCAGATTGGGTTACCTGAGACGGAAAAAGCCGTTTCTAGCCCTCGTGTCGGTGCAACCCACGCCATGCTTACAGATATTGGAACGCAACATCGGGTTTTCGTGATGGATGCTTCCCAATTCTTGGCCGAATCAGGGAAAAGATATGGCAAGGTCTTTGTACTGTAGGGGTAGCAACGAGCCGATACTACCGAAATCTGGGGAACATAAACGAACTGCAGCTGAACACCAACATATCAAAACCAGGATTTTTGGACACAAATACACATTCCGACAGGAAGGTAGACTAAGCAGAACCCTTATCTATACGTAGAGATAACACAAGAAAACACGAGAAATGGCATTCTCCACGGAAAGTATCATCAGCCGCCACCAAAACTCTCGTCCAGTCGAGCCTCAGCATCGCCTCACGGTTAGCTGTCAGAGTGGCACAACAGTCGCCATTGAATTGATACTCGCAGCGGCCTCTGTGAGGAGTCAGAATGGCTCGGGCCGTTGTCAGTGGGTGTAATGAGGGCAGATCTAGAACTTGGTGAGATAATACCGTATAGTTTCAACGCCGACTAGCGCCTCCCTTCTTGACCGAGCGTCGAACGCTCAGATGGGGAAGTTACGGAGTCTGGGGCATCCGGGGAAGAGCAGACGTGTCATATGCTCTGGCACATGACACAAGCTGTCGTTACAGCACAGAAGTCGTTTATGTATGTGAGATCTCAATATTCAATATTGCTACCCTAATGTCTACCGTGCACTTCGTGACAGTACTACCCTACAGCAGCACGTAGAGTTCAAAGGGATAGATAAGCTCCGCAGCTGAGGGCAACACCTCCGAGGAGGGGGACCCTTTACGACAGAGCAAGTCAGCACGGCCAGTCATTTGACATACGGTAGATGCACGATATTGCAAGACAATGCGGGACACGCCTGTCTCGGGGGGCGGTTTCTCCCTGCAAGCGCAGTGTACGGTAGTGTGTACTGTAGGCCACTGTACCTACAGTAAGACAATGCAATGCGGGCGACTCATGAGGACGCAAAACAGAGATGCATGGCTGAGGCGGTGAAGAGGTTACAGTAGCAGTGACAGTTTCTACCAAGTGAGGCGGCCGTTTACTTTGGAATAGCGTAGACATCTGTGTGTTATTGGTGTGTGGCGGAGAAGCGAGCTCAGATTTCGTGTGGTGGCTTTTTTGGCACGATGTGATGCTGTATGCCACCACTTCAAACTTTGGACCTTCAACTCCGCGTCCACACGTTGGATATTGAGGGGAAGGATGGCGGGGTGCGAGGCGAGGCGCCTTTGCCAACAGAAATAAGTGGAATTCAATCACATCTCTGCTCCATATAGTGCCAGTGCGTGAAATATTCAACATTCATTTTTACGAATAGCAACAATTACGTAGCAGTCCTTGAGCGAAAAGGGATAAGGATGAGGGATATTGCTACTCACGGGGGAGTCCACTTGTGTATTAAGCCGTTTTGAACCTCGCCAGGTTTGCAAAGGGAGATGAGAGGGCTCTTCCATAGCGGAGACATGTATGTCATGGCGGTTAGTTATTTGACTCTGACTCCTATTTCCCATACCATTGATGTGATAGTAAAGCTGCGGCTCATTCACAGGGGGCGGAAAGTGGATTCTACTCTATGTCTCCATCGTACCGTAGCGAGATAAATGGAACATCGAGAGAGGCTCTTTGTGCGATCCTCCGGCACCAACCAGGCTCCCTTGCTTTTGCTAGCCTAGTTCCAGCCTCTAGGATCAGTCAGCCTTTTCCGCTTCCTTGTTACTCTTTCGTTGATTGTTAAAACAAATGCTTGGCGTTGAAATTACTTTGGAAGCAGAGACCGTGCACACCCAGTCGAGCAACTCCACCTGATCCGACTATTTGCACGATTTGCATACTAGACCTCGATGGTGGTGATCACAGCATCTGCGCAGAATACGTCATAAAGCAGTCACTTTTCAAAACGACAATGAAGTAGAGTCTGGGTTTTCCTTACCCCGTGGGAGCACGGGGGGACCAGGTCTGGGGAAGCCAGAAAGAGAATGAGGCGAGGCGAACATAATTCTGTTGAGTTGGTGTCGGGGAATACCAGGAATAAAACACCAAAGTCGGGAACCAAGTCCCTGTGCCTGGACAAGAAGAGAGGTAAACTATCCATAACTGAACAAGTTTTGCTGATCAGAGGGCCGAGCCTCAAGTGGTGGGCAACCATCTCGGGGCTTGGTGGCTGCCTTGGGAGGTTTGAAGCTGTTCGAATTCAGTAAACGTATCCATCGGTGGGCGTTCAAAAGTGCCCATATCGGACGGCGCCTCTGTGAAATACTGTGGGTTCTCAATGTGACATGCCCCGTTATGAAGGAGCTTCAACGACTCATGCGAAATACAAGCCTATACGCCAATCTTCCAAGGCATCTTTGAAACCCGGCACCTGCTTAGCATCGATACAAGACACGCAGAAAGAGCGCGATTCACCGGCCTTATCTGACCGACTGCACAAGGGGGACGCGACAAGGGTCGATCAGCGGGGATATTAAACCAGTCGAAAGCAGTCTCGAGACACCAACAGGGCAGTGGTATTTTTGCCAAACtcgtggtgttggtgttgaggtccCGGTTTCTGCTTGTGATGCCCCTACCTGGTTGGCAGCCAGACAGCCAGGATCTCATTCAAGGTGGTGTGGAGGAGGGGGGCCGTTGCTTAGCGAGCCATGATAACGGGCGAGGGGGGGTTGCAGGGAGGGGGAGCGGAGAGGGGGAGCATTTGTGTGCTCTGTTCATAGTTACAGCTCTTGATGTAGGAAGCTCTCTATGGAAGTGTTTAATTCTGACAGAGCTCGAATAGTGACCAATTGAGTAATTACCGACTTCTAAATCAGTGATATTATGCTTGATAAAGATCCTGGATTAGTCTTGGCAGCTGAGTTGCTCGTAGAGGTCTAGAATGGACTACCTGCCCCTATGAATAGCTTCCCCGCACCATGAGTCGATGTTTGGTCTTGAGTATCAAAAGCTGTCATACTCAGATCATGCCGCATCACGATGAAAATATACCAAGCAAAGCAATTTACCAGGGGGAGCAAACTTTCCCATATCATCATATCAGGTTCCGAAACGTCCGATAAATCACGTCTTAGAAATGCCATCACGTGGATATCGGGTTTTTGATGTCGGCCGAGAGAGAAATGGCACATCATGTGTAAAGTAACATGACCCTACAGTAGTCTTTCTTGTTCATCCAGATGCGGTTACAATGGAAAGTCATCGATAGTGCGTTAGCAGAAACATGCCATGGCTTGCTTGGTCTTGTAAAGAGGGGGGTTCGCGCGGGGTTGGAGAAACGATGCTCGTTTTGTCGAGACGCGCAGAGAGAGCTCCAAGATAGCGTAAGGTAGGGTGACGTGCAGCTTCTGGTTAGGTCTCTGGATGATGACACCCGAAAGGAAAAAGAGTCCAAGAATGAGCCATCACCAATATTGACTTGGTGAAACGAAAACCACGGCAGGCATCTCTTCTTGCTACCTAGCATCTCGCTCAATGGTAAGCTGGGCTCAATCGGCATCACCCCACTCCGACAGGTAGCGCCTCCGGGGCGGAAGATCCGGTAAAGCTTAAGGGCACATCGTAGCGTTTAGCTAAAACCCGTTCCTCCAATTGCTTCACGGTGCTTGGGAGTTCACTAATTATACGGTGACAGTGTTTTGTGCGACTCCGCAAGTCGTACCGATAAGACGAGACGAACGGCGTCTGGGGATATTGGCTtgaatgatgaagatgagttgCAGATCACAGAGGAACACGAAAACGTTCCCCGCATTCGTGTTGGACCAATTCCATCTCGTCAAAATCTCCCCAGATGTTCGGCAGATAACGAGACGCAGCGGAGGGAGCAAATGATAAGAGCCTAGATATGCGTTATGACTCTCAGAAACGAGGTGACTTGCAGCAAGAGCATACGCAATACCACGCAATTAACATGCCTCGCAGCGTCATCATCGTTAGACCTgccctctcttctccccttctcCTCGAACGAGTTGTGCTGTAGTGTCGCTGATGCATTTcacttctcatccttctgaTTGCGGATGTGGCTGCGTATATGGCGTATCATTTTGAGGCGGCCATCATTCTCCCATGGTAACGTCGGTGAGCAGCGGAGAGAAAGTAAACTCAATTTGGACAGAACCCTTTTTCTCCTACGGGGGTTCTTCTCTACGTAGGTATAATGTATGAAGGGTCCCGTTTCCTGCCTTGGTTTTATCGCCACATAAAGGGTCTGCCCTTATTCCCAGTcgtgagggtgagggtgtACACGAGGAACACTGCAACGAAGATCACGGTAATGTACGGGAATGGTTTTTGGTACATATGTATATCCACTCACACAGTTCTGCTTTTGTGGCATTATCATGGCGGGATGCCGACGATCAGGGTAGCAGACATCATTTGAGGCTGGACCCCTTTGAAGATCCCCTCCAAGTGTTGAAGAATGGCAAAAGATGAACGATTATGACCCACGAGGCTTGGCTATCAtgcaaaacaccaaaatgACGGCCTCGGCatggcatgatgagatgaaaagaggaggaggtttTACTTGGTATACCCTCAATCAGATCATTGATGTTGTGCTTTCTTGGCCCGTGGGTCCTGTTAACACCATAAACACAGACCAAGAGAACCCTTGACCCACCTAACCACTGGATGGAGGATGTTCTGATACCCAAGGGGCTGGAGATAGTTGCATATTCAGTTTAGTTCTTGTAGGCGAGACAATTAATCACGGATATCTGCTTCCTGGACAGCGGCAGGCGTCTAGATTCATGGGTGGCGAAGTGTCCGTGTGCAGTGTTGAAGACTTTTTGATACTGAGACGGCAATTGATCTTCGATTCACATAAAACCCTTGAGATCAAGAGACAATTGTTGGCTGGATCATAGACGCCTCTGGAAGCCATCATGGTGCCCGACCAAAATGTTACTGTAGTGTCTTGCTATCATGCCATTAATGACATTCACTGCAAATCATTGCCTTGAAGACCGTGCGCGTCTAGTGTGGGCCACTGAATACGATACGATTGATATTGAGCTTCAGAGCTCGTTGGGGTCTAAAAAGGCGAGACCTTGTAACAGGGTACGAGAATAAGCCAGTCAAGAGCCCCGCATTTTTATTGTAAGATTGTAGTAGCATTTCTGTCACCTCTGATAGAAGTCCTTCACCCCGgcctcatcaactccaactccaaaCTCCATTCAATCTCGGTCTGCGGCTTCAGATCCACCAAAAAACCCAAGTTGAATGTCGCGCTGGTCAATGCTCATCCCTGCCCTTCGATTCCTTGTCAAAGCTCATGGATGGCGCCCACTCTTGCATGCTTAGCGAAACTCACTGCGAACCGCTGCTGCCAAAAACCAATCAAGCCACAGAGATCCTCGCCGTTTCACTCACACATCGAGATGCAGTGTGTGCGCGCTGACACCCATCCCTGTACCCTGGGCGTGGCGTGCGAAGGGTGAAGAACGCAGGAGATGCTCATTGCATTCGCGGGGCAGGGCCAATTGATAGTGAGTGCGAGTGCTGATAAGGACTGCTTTTAGATATGTTTGGCTATCTGTGCTTTATCGGTGTGATAGTCATCGCAGGCAGTGTTGGAGGTTGTGTCAATATCATTACAGTGGTTGGATGGCATCAATGGTGAGAAGAGCAGAGCGACATCGGAGCTTATGTTACGTGATGAATAGAGGCTCTGGCGTGAGTTACACAAGATATTGGGATAGCTTTCCGGTCTCATTATCGTCGCGATcatccttgatgatctcgccGCGCATCTTGTCGCTCTCCCGCGCATTATCATACGACAGGGGTAGGGTAAAAAGCAGATCAGTCATATCACAATAGAAAAGGAAAACTGTGAATTGAACAAACATGGCTTATTGCATATTCGGCATGTTTCCAAAATAGACGCTCTAGGAAACGGAGCCCCGTCTGaaggatcatcatcacatcTCGTAAAACAGAAACGGTCGTCCTGCAGTTTTGCAAAACCGTACGTTACGGGCGATGCGCTGAGTGCGACATTACATTTGCCGTTCAAGTTGGTGTGTGCATCGAGAATGGATCCCGTCGGTGAACGGCAGAAACAATATAACGGTTGAGGCAAATAAGTCGGGATGCGACAGGACGGAAATGGAAGAAGCTATTTACTTGTTGGTGGTAGTATGTGACTAATGGGTGGCGATGAAAactcttggtgttgttacGCTTTTATTGCCTGACCTTTCACTTGTTGGGGGATGGGAGTGAACGGTTGCAGAGCATATTGGTGGCGATGCGACTGTCAGCTTTCATTTAACCCTTTAGCTGTAACAGTAACCGCCTTGAGTTCAAATGGTGGGCATCGCATCATTGCAGGGGACTTTATGGTTGGTTGGGGATCAGGGTCCTTTG from Fusarium oxysporum Fo47 chromosome III, complete sequence harbors:
- a CDS encoding amino acid/polyamine transporter I, with protein sequence MSKHDSASTSTGVMDPVAEQKPRRGSKASLGNTEGADQLLENLGYKAELSRNRSTFQVAFMSFVLASIPYGLATTLVYPLIGGGPVNVIWGWLAVSLIIVCVACSLGEITSVYPTAGGVYYQAFMLSPPRWRRIASWICGWLYIVGNITITLAVNFGTALFIVGCVNVFEKSPGVGVMSGEPYQVFLVFLGLTLLCNAVSALGNKWLPWIDTAAIFWTFAGLIAIIATILAIAKNGRRDANWVFTHFEDNSGWPKGWSFCVGLLHAAYATSSTGMIISMCEEVQNPQVQVPKAMVATIFINTFAGLLFLIPLMFVMPEIQDVIVSAQPVPLIIKSAVGSSGGAFGLLIPLIVLAIICGIGCTTASSRCAWAFARDGAIPGARMWSKVNTSLDVPLNAMMLCMVIEIILGVIYFGSSAAFNAFSGVGVICLTASYATPIAISLATGRKQVKTGQFYLGKFGAVANWIALAWSLLAMPLFCMPSAIPVTAETVNYAPVVFVFACMVSGIWYWVWGHKNYAGPPTHED